In Herbaspirillum sp. WKF16, one genomic interval encodes:
- a CDS encoding bile acid:sodium symporter family protein encodes MKRFLPDRFTQLLICTVLLATLLPATGRFEEFMHVASNVAISLLFFLHGAKLSREAALSGLKQPRLHLLTLASTFILFPLLGLALKAAVPDLLTPQLWMGVLFVCTLSSTVQSSIGFTSIARGNVPAAICGATASNLLGILVTPLLVTLLLHRHHEGSGLSQVLSILLQLLLPFVLGNLLRPWIGAWINRHKVIVNVVDRGGILLSVYAAFSAAVAQGIWHLFPPTQLALLVLVNAVLLGAVLLITTYGARALKMPRGDEIVLVFCGSKKSLASGIPIASVLFAGSGAAVVLLPIMLFHQMQLMLCAVLARRYAEQQERSEQGGAADADADTGAAPAGAGR; translated from the coding sequence ATGAAACGTTTCCTGCCCGACCGCTTCACCCAGCTGCTGATCTGCACCGTGCTGCTGGCCACCCTGCTCCCGGCCACCGGCCGCTTCGAGGAGTTCATGCACGTCGCCAGCAACGTGGCGATCTCGCTGCTGTTCTTCCTGCACGGCGCCAAGCTCTCGCGCGAAGCCGCGCTGTCGGGCCTGAAGCAGCCCAGGCTGCACCTGCTGACGCTGGCCTCGACCTTCATCCTGTTCCCGCTCCTGGGCCTGGCGCTCAAGGCCGCCGTGCCCGACCTGCTCACGCCGCAGCTGTGGATGGGCGTGCTGTTCGTCTGCACGCTGTCGTCCACCGTGCAATCCTCGATCGGCTTCACCTCGATTGCGCGCGGCAACGTGCCGGCCGCGATCTGCGGCGCCACCGCCTCCAACCTGCTGGGCATCCTGGTCACGCCGCTGCTGGTGACGCTGCTGCTGCATCGCCACCATGAAGGCAGCGGCCTGTCGCAGGTGCTCAGCATCCTGCTGCAGCTGCTGCTGCCCTTCGTGCTGGGCAACCTGCTGCGCCCGTGGATCGGCGCATGGATCAACCGCCACAAGGTGATCGTCAACGTGGTCGACCGCGGCGGCATCCTGCTGTCGGTCTACGCCGCCTTCAGCGCCGCCGTGGCGCAAGGCATCTGGCACCTGTTCCCGCCCACCCAGCTGGCCTTGCTGGTGCTGGTCAACGCGGTGCTGCTGGGCGCGGTGCTGCTGATCACCACCTACGGCGCGCGGGCGCTGAAGATGCCGCGCGGCGACGAGATCGTGCTGGTGTTCTGCGGCTCCAAGAAGTCGCTGGCCTCGGGCATCCCGATCGCCTCGGTGCTGTTCGCCGGCAGCGGCGCGGCCGTGGTGCTGCTGCCCATCATGCTGTTCCACCAGATGCAGCTGATGCTGTGCGCGGTGCTGGCGCGGCGCTACGCCGAGCAGCAGGAGCGCAGCGAACAGGGCGGCGCCGCCGATGCCGATGCCGACACTGGCGCCGCGCCCGCGGGCGCTGGCCGCTGA
- a CDS encoding DUF342 domain-containing protein, whose protein sequence is MDHATPQPLSFAFDRASGELSATFTPTPGFPPLSLAFLKQAMADNGLTKLFFQDSILNGFVRKAEDAKEAVTQVIAERRDGEFALEVSDDLMSASLTLVAPFGGRAKSVEVVNAVRAAGITYGILHEQLRGALTAGHCNKLVIAQGLMPTPAEPARFESLLEEKEEELAEIDDDAVVSYADMGHLLLVSAGDPLMRRIPPVPGQDGIDIRGGKVPARPIADITFAKESIGAEPSADDPDLLVAMVPGQPTVIKNGVKVNPVIDVENVDLSTGNLTFEGTVRVSGDVMTGMKLHVGGDVVVNGTVEAAEIVAGGSVTVKGGVIGHSEGVTATAGTTAIASRISAQKSVQVMFAESAHIEAGESILVLGNARHCELLAGDEIVVGKGNPRTGHIIGGRVEATNSIRANVIGASTTTFTRVQVGLDPYLEEKIAIKEQEYARKVAELDRTIKQQAYYKLNPEKATPEILFETSDKRKALAYEVKVLLEEVGQMKEGIVAAEDARIIVAKAVYEGTELRIGHETWPVQSDLGGGTAQLFEGDIRYNPKK, encoded by the coding sequence ATGGACCATGCAACTCCGCAACCGCTGTCGTTTGCGTTCGACAGGGCCAGCGGCGAACTGAGCGCAACCTTCACGCCGACGCCGGGCTTTCCGCCGCTGTCGCTGGCTTTCCTGAAGCAGGCGATGGCCGACAACGGCCTGACCAAGCTGTTCTTCCAGGACTCCATCCTCAACGGCTTCGTGCGCAAGGCCGAAGACGCCAAGGAAGCCGTGACCCAGGTCATCGCCGAACGCCGCGACGGCGAGTTCGCGCTGGAGGTGTCGGACGACCTGATGAGCGCCTCGCTGACCCTGGTGGCGCCCTTCGGCGGCCGCGCCAAGAGCGTGGAAGTGGTCAACGCCGTACGCGCGGCCGGCATCACCTACGGCATCCTGCACGAGCAGCTGCGCGGCGCGCTGACCGCCGGCCACTGCAACAAGCTGGTGATCGCGCAGGGCCTGATGCCCACGCCGGCCGAGCCGGCTCGCTTTGAAAGCCTGCTGGAAGAGAAGGAAGAAGAACTGGCCGAGATCGACGACGACGCCGTGGTCTCCTACGCCGACATGGGCCACCTGCTTCTGGTGTCGGCGGGCGACCCGCTGATGCGCCGCATCCCGCCGGTGCCGGGCCAGGACGGCATCGATATCCGCGGCGGCAAGGTGCCGGCGCGGCCGATCGCCGACATCACCTTCGCCAAGGAATCGATCGGCGCCGAGCCCAGCGCGGACGATCCCGACCTGCTGGTGGCCATGGTGCCGGGCCAGCCGACGGTGATCAAGAACGGCGTCAAGGTGAATCCGGTGATCGACGTCGAGAACGTCGACCTCTCCACCGGCAACCTGACCTTCGAAGGCACGGTGCGCGTCTCCGGCGACGTCATGACCGGCATGAAATTGCACGTGGGCGGCGACGTGGTCGTCAACGGCACCGTGGAAGCGGCCGAGATCGTGGCCGGCGGCAGCGTCACCGTCAAGGGCGGCGTGATCGGCCACAGCGAGGGCGTGACCGCTACCGCCGGCACCACCGCCATCGCCTCGCGCATCAGCGCGCAGAAGTCGGTGCAGGTCATGTTCGCCGAGAGCGCGCACATCGAGGCCGGCGAGAGCATCCTGGTGCTGGGCAATGCGCGCCACTGCGAGCTGCTGGCCGGCGACGAGATCGTGGTCGGCAAGGGCAATCCGCGCACCGGCCACATCATCGGCGGCCGGGTCGAGGCCACCAACTCCATCCGCGCCAACGTCATCGGCGCCTCCACCACCACCTTCACCCGCGTGCAGGTCGGCCTGGATCCCTACCTGGAAGAGAAGATCGCCATCAAGGAACAGGAATACGCGCGCAAGGTGGCCGAGCTGGACCGCACCATCAAGCAGCAGGCCTACTACAAGCTCAACCCGGAGAAGGCCACGCCGGAAATCCTGTTCGAGACCAGCGACAAGCGCAAGGCGCTGGCCTACGAGGTCAAGGTGCTGCTGGAAGAAGTGGGCCAGATGAAGGAAGGCATCGTGGCGGCCGAGGATGCCCGCATCATCGTCGCCAAGGCGGTGTATGAAGGCACCGAGCTGCGCATCGGGCATGAGACCTGGCCGGTGCAGTCCGACCTCGGCGGCGGCACCGCGCAATTGTTCGAAGGCGACATCCGCTACAACCCCAAGAAGTAG
- a CDS encoding helix-turn-helix transcriptional regulator: MRRADRLFQITQYLRGRRLTTARQLAEWLAVSERTVYRDIRDLSLSGVPVDGEAGVGYRIKPGYDLPPLMFNSDEIDALVIGMRMVQAWGGPQLSASAAAALAKVVLALPKDKRDFVEATPLFAPSMQMEAAQGERLEAIRQAIGSRHKLLLHYSDAQQRASQRVVWPLALAFFGGTWLVAAWCEARDDFRSFRLDRVQQMSEQGYYPDRNGRRLADFVRAMQRASKQAPTPPR; encoded by the coding sequence ATGCGCCGAGCCGACCGCCTGTTCCAGATCACCCAATACCTGCGCGGACGCAGGCTCACCACCGCGCGCCAGCTGGCCGAGTGGCTGGCGGTGTCGGAGCGCACGGTGTATCGCGATATCCGTGACCTCTCTCTTTCAGGCGTGCCGGTGGACGGCGAAGCCGGGGTCGGCTATCGCATCAAACCCGGCTACGACCTGCCGCCGCTGATGTTCAACAGCGATGAAATCGACGCGCTGGTGATCGGCATGCGCATGGTGCAGGCCTGGGGCGGGCCGCAACTGTCGGCCTCGGCCGCCGCGGCGCTGGCCAAGGTGGTGCTGGCGCTGCCCAAGGACAAGCGCGACTTCGTCGAGGCCACGCCGCTGTTTGCGCCCAGCATGCAGATGGAGGCGGCGCAGGGCGAACGGCTGGAAGCGATCCGCCAGGCCATCGGCAGCCGCCACAAACTCCTGCTGCATTATTCCGACGCCCAGCAGCGCGCCAGCCAGCGCGTGGTGTGGCCGCTGGCGCTGGCCTTCTTCGGCGGCACCTGGCTGGTGGCCGCGTGGTGCGAGGCGCGCGACGACTTCCGCTCGTTCCGCCTGGACCGCGTGCAGCAGATGAGCGAGCAAGGCTACTACCCCGACCGCAACGGCCGCCGCCTGGCCGATTTTGTGCGCGCCATGCAGCGCGCATCGAAGCAGGCGCCGACACCGCCGCGATAG
- a CDS encoding nucleotide pyrophosphohydrolase, with amino-acid sequence MTAPQQPASDLTELRDIIRRFSGERDWLRFHTPKNLAMALSVEAAELMEHFQWLPTGADHELDDAAREGIRHEMADVLVYLIQLADHTGVDLRDAVLEKMELNRRKYPVELARGSSRKYTAYADRQDNGNDPDGG; translated from the coding sequence ATGACAGCCCCGCAGCAACCCGCCTCCGACCTGACCGAATTGCGCGACATCATCCGTCGTTTTTCCGGCGAACGCGACTGGCTCCGTTTCCATACGCCCAAGAACCTGGCCATGGCGCTGTCGGTGGAGGCGGCCGAACTGATGGAGCATTTCCAGTGGCTGCCCACCGGCGCCGACCACGAACTGGACGACGCCGCGCGCGAGGGCATCCGCCATGAGATGGCCGACGTGCTGGTCTACCTGATCCAGCTGGCCGACCATACCGGCGTCGACCTGCGCGACGCGGTGCTGGAGAAGATGGAACTGAACCGGCGCAAGTACCCGGTGGAGCTGGCGCGCGGCAGTTCGCGCAAATACACGGCCTATGCGGACCGTCAGGACAACGGGAACGATCCGGATGGCGGCTGA
- a CDS encoding cation diffusion facilitator family transporter produces MLSAQKEDALGADARYRAGRTSTLVSIVVNLGLTALQIGAGIFSGSQALVADGVHSLSDLVSDFVVLFAARHSRKEADADHQYGHQRYENAASLALGALLLAVGIGMLASAAQKIQAYGHTPPVHAAALWVALAALLAKELLFRYMLAVARRVRSSMLVANAWHARSDAASSLVVALGIAASLGGFTLLDPAAAAVVGLMVLRMGWRFFWSALSDLMDRAVSEEESQAIRATLLDTPGVHGLHDLRTRRMGDMTQVDVHLEIDGALTVAEGHAIAAAARRRVLDAHNVLDVMTHVDPVAAGAGADRAAGTRRSDTARSNM; encoded by the coding sequence ATGTTAAGTGCACAAAAAGAAGACGCGCTCGGCGCCGATGCCCGCTACCGCGCAGGCCGCACCAGCACCCTGGTCAGCATCGTCGTCAACCTCGGCCTGACCGCGCTGCAGATCGGCGCGGGGATCTTCTCCGGTTCGCAGGCGCTGGTGGCCGACGGCGTGCATTCGCTGTCGGACCTGGTGTCGGACTTCGTGGTGCTGTTCGCCGCCCGTCACAGCCGCAAGGAGGCCGACGCCGATCACCAGTACGGCCACCAGCGCTACGAGAACGCCGCCTCGCTGGCGCTGGGCGCGCTGCTGCTGGCGGTCGGCATCGGCATGCTGGCGTCCGCCGCGCAGAAGATCCAGGCCTACGGCCACACGCCGCCGGTGCATGCCGCCGCGCTGTGGGTGGCGCTGGCGGCGCTGCTGGCCAAGGAGCTGCTGTTTCGCTACATGCTCGCGGTGGCCCGCCGGGTGCGTTCCAGCATGCTGGTGGCCAACGCCTGGCATGCGCGCTCGGACGCCGCTTCCTCGCTGGTGGTGGCGCTGGGGATCGCCGCCAGCCTGGGCGGCTTCACGCTGCTCGATCCGGCGGCCGCGGCCGTGGTCGGCCTGATGGTGCTGCGCATGGGCTGGCGCTTCTTCTGGAGCGCGCTGAGTGACCTGATGGACCGCGCCGTCTCCGAGGAAGAGTCGCAGGCGATCCGCGCCACGCTGCTGGACACGCCCGGCGTGCACGGCCTGCACGACCTGCGCACGCGCCGCATGGGCGACATGACGCAGGTCGACGTGCACCTGGAGATCGACGGTGCGCTCACCGTCGCCGAAGGCCACGCCATCGCCGCCGCCGCGCGTCGGCGCGTGCTGGATGCGCACAACGTGCTGGACGTGATGACCCATGTCGATCCGGTGGCCGCCGGCGCCGGTGCTGACCGCGCCGCTGGAACGCGCCGTTCCGACACGGCCCGTTCCAACATGTAA
- a CDS encoding methyltransferase regulatory domain-containing protein, with amino-acid sequence MNNWNDGYVFDIAYTYGYYPGMNPARLPLAFAFHGLQAPAVQTACELGFGQGVSTNFHAAASGTRWWGNDFNPLQAAFARELADASGSGAQMEDSTFSRFCRRDDLPDFDFIALHGVWSWVSQENRDIIFDFIDRKLKPGGVLYISYNTQPGWSAFMPLRDLMVQHTQQAGNEEQGMPTEARIDAALEFAARMFEADPVYAQANPFMRDRLKILQQQGRSYLAHEYFNRDWHAESFADMHRRLSRAGLQFACPANYADHLDMANLTPAQRQLMQGVSDPVMQQSVRDFMVNQQFRRDYWVRGGQPLDDRQRVQSLALQSIVLLAEPDKVPLTIQNVASEITLNRLIYEPILQALSDYQPHTLVDLAASLAHRNLNLSQVLDSAVMLIGTGHAAPLPPETDAAAREQAARRSEALNLHLLRKAAAAAPAEADGGVDHLCSPVTGGGVRVDRIEQLFLLARRECGDDVEAWPAHAWRHIAAQGKKLVRDGVRLEGEQENLAELATQARLFERTRLPLLRALRVA; translated from the coding sequence TTGAACAACTGGAACGACGGTTACGTCTTCGACATCGCCTATACCTACGGTTACTACCCCGGCATGAACCCGGCGCGGCTGCCGCTGGCCTTTGCCTTCCACGGGCTGCAGGCGCCGGCGGTGCAAACCGCCTGCGAGCTGGGTTTCGGCCAGGGCGTCTCGACCAATTTCCACGCCGCGGCCTCCGGCACGCGCTGGTGGGGCAACGACTTCAATCCGCTGCAGGCCGCCTTTGCCCGCGAGCTGGCCGATGCCAGCGGCAGCGGCGCCCAGATGGAGGATTCCACCTTCTCGCGCTTCTGCCGCCGCGACGACCTGCCCGATTTCGATTTCATCGCCCTGCATGGCGTGTGGAGTTGGGTCTCGCAGGAGAACCGCGACATCATCTTCGACTTCATCGACCGCAAGCTCAAGCCCGGCGGCGTGCTCTACATCAGCTACAACACCCAGCCCGGCTGGTCGGCCTTCATGCCGCTGCGCGACCTGATGGTGCAGCACACCCAGCAGGCCGGCAATGAGGAGCAGGGCATGCCCACCGAGGCGCGTATCGATGCCGCGCTGGAGTTCGCCGCGCGCATGTTCGAGGCCGACCCGGTGTATGCCCAGGCCAATCCCTTCATGCGCGACCGCCTCAAGATCCTGCAGCAGCAGGGTCGCAGCTACCTGGCGCATGAGTATTTCAACCGCGACTGGCACGCCGAATCCTTCGCCGACATGCATCGGCGGCTGTCGCGGGCCGGCCTGCAGTTCGCCTGCCCGGCCAACTACGCCGACCATCTCGACATGGCCAACCTGACGCCGGCGCAGCGCCAGTTGATGCAAGGCGTGAGCGATCCGGTGATGCAGCAGAGTGTGCGCGACTTCATGGTCAACCAGCAATTCCGGCGCGATTACTGGGTGCGCGGCGGCCAGCCGCTGGACGACCGCCAGCGCGTGCAATCGCTGGCGCTGCAAAGCATCGTGCTGCTGGCCGAGCCGGACAAGGTGCCGCTGACCATCCAGAACGTGGCCTCCGAGATCACGCTCAACCGCCTGATCTACGAACCCATCCTGCAGGCGCTGTCCGACTACCAGCCGCATACCCTGGTGGACCTGGCCGCATCGCTGGCGCATCGCAACCTCAACCTGTCGCAGGTGCTCGACTCGGCGGTGATGCTGATCGGCACCGGCCATGCCGCGCCGTTGCCGCCGGAGACCGACGCCGCCGCGCGCGAGCAGGCGGCGCGCCGCAGCGAGGCGCTCAACCTGCACCTGCTGCGCAAGGCCGCCGCGGCCGCGCCGGCCGAGGCCGACGGCGGCGTCGATCACCTGTGCAGCCCGGTGACCGGCGGCGGCGTGCGGGTCGATCGCATCGAGCAGCTGTTCCTGCTGGCGCGGCGCGAATGCGGCGACGATGTCGAGGCCTGGCCGGCGCATGCGTGGCGGCACATCGCGGCGCAAGGCAAGAAACTGGTGCGCGACGGCGTGCGGCTGGAGGGCGAGCAGGAGAACCTGGCCGAGCTGGCGACCCAGGCGCGGCTGTTCGAACGCACCCGGCTGCCGCTGCTGCGCGCGCTGCGGGTGGCGTGA
- a CDS encoding LysR family transcriptional regulator: MLNPAWLHTFTTAAASSSFTEAGRQLGLTQSSVSDHIRRLEESVGRRLFVRDTHSLALTADGESLLVHARLILEAHARAEAQFSGARLRGRVRFGTSDDLAMGPLPDMLAAFRSQHPEVELEITIGLTSDLYTALDQGKLDLLVGKRRGGESRGHSMFSTPMQWLSRPETMVDLSQPLPLILLPEPSITRAATLQTLGKAGHHWRIVCTSGSHAGCMAAARGGLGLAALPQHLSSRDLQPPVNVAALPALPDVEYVALTARRLSKPADTLYQILMSSRLSRG; this comes from the coding sequence ATGCTCAATCCCGCCTGGCTTCACACCTTCACCACCGCCGCCGCCTCCTCCAGCTTCACCGAGGCCGGGCGGCAGCTCGGTCTGACGCAGTCCAGCGTGAGCGACCACATCCGGCGGCTGGAAGAGAGCGTGGGGCGGCGCCTGTTCGTGCGCGACACCCATTCGCTGGCGCTGACCGCCGACGGCGAGAGCCTGCTGGTGCATGCGCGCCTGATCCTGGAGGCGCATGCCCGCGCCGAGGCGCAGTTCAGCGGCGCGCGGCTGCGCGGCCGGGTGCGCTTCGGCACCTCCGACGACCTCGCCATGGGGCCCTTGCCGGACATGCTGGCGGCCTTCCGCAGCCAGCATCCCGAGGTCGAGCTGGAGATCACCATCGGCCTCACCAGCGACCTCTACACGGCGCTGGATCAGGGCAAGCTGGATTTGCTGGTAGGCAAGCGGCGCGGCGGCGAGTCGCGCGGGCACAGCATGTTTTCCACGCCCATGCAGTGGCTGTCGCGTCCGGAGACCATGGTGGACCTGTCGCAGCCGCTGCCGCTGATCCTCTTGCCCGAGCCCAGCATCACGCGGGCGGCGACGCTGCAGACGCTGGGAAAGGCCGGCCATCACTGGCGCATCGTCTGCACCAGCGGCAGCCACGCCGGCTGCATGGCGGCCGCGCGCGGCGGGCTGGGGCTGGCGGCGCTGCCGCAGCACCTGTCCTCGCGCGACCTGCAGCCGCCGGTCAACGTCGCGGCGCTGCCGGCGCTGCCCGATGTGGAATACGTCGCGCTGACCGCGCGCCGCCTGTCCAAGCCGGCGGACACGCTGTACCAGATCCTGATGTCGAGCCGGCTCTCGCGCGGCTGA
- a CDS encoding diguanylate cyclase, whose protein sequence is MPRLNLELKTRLALAVVAAVVVTAVVVTAISLFVIRRDMREELGEQQFTALKLTAAALDAGFEDRRIALRLLGEGIPDGIRHNPALMQRYLEQHMSLNAQFFNVSVAEAGGAVIANYADASQAGRFSMAGRDYLTDTVKSRKGLISKPLQSKMSNRSVVLMTEPVLNTRGEVELVLVASIDLKEHNFLGQFTDVKLGKSGFIYIITAEGVVVEHPDKERILKHMDAVGGQSPAGNAALGGFEGSMESVDRAGDEALYAFKRMASTNWIIGAHYLTRDAYAPIAEMQERAILGAAVLTVLAGLLSWWFVNCLFQPLARLHAHIQRIRQDKSLEQLPGEVRQDELGDLHGAFNALMLERKNMEAELDEARVNLEEMNKTLSRLALEDALTGLANRRQFERGLQEEFNRAARTSLSLAVIMIDVDYFKQYNDLYGHMAGDKVLRRLGSAIRDTNLRPEDLLARYGGEEIAVLLPGAKLEGAMMVAERIRKSVAALDIEHSASASGHLTISLGVSAVAPQRQVDNPEDVLREADEALYLAKAAGRDCIRTVEDLKKSRGQA, encoded by the coding sequence ATGCCTCGTTTAAATCTGGAACTCAAAACCCGCCTCGCCCTGGCCGTCGTGGCCGCCGTGGTCGTCACCGCGGTCGTGGTCACCGCCATCTCGCTGTTCGTCATCCGGCGCGACATGCGCGAGGAACTGGGCGAGCAGCAGTTCACCGCCCTGAAGCTGACCGCCGCCGCGCTGGACGCCGGCTTCGAGGATCGCCGCATCGCGCTGCGGTTGCTGGGCGAAGGCATCCCGGACGGCATCCGCCACAATCCGGCGCTGATGCAGCGCTATCTTGAGCAGCACATGTCGCTCAACGCGCAGTTCTTCAATGTGTCCGTGGCGGAGGCCGGCGGCGCCGTCATCGCCAACTACGCCGACGCCAGCCAGGCCGGCCGTTTCAGCATGGCCGGCCGCGACTACCTGACCGACACCGTCAAGAGCAGGAAGGGCCTGATCTCCAAGCCGCTGCAAAGCAAGATGTCCAATCGCTCGGTGGTGCTGATGACCGAGCCGGTGCTCAACACGCGCGGCGAGGTGGAGCTGGTGCTGGTGGCCAGCATCGACCTGAAGGAACACAACTTCCTGGGCCAGTTCACCGACGTCAAGCTGGGCAAGAGCGGCTTCATCTACATCATCACCGCCGAAGGCGTGGTGGTGGAGCATCCGGACAAGGAGCGCATCCTCAAGCACATGGATGCCGTCGGCGGCCAGAGCCCGGCCGGCAACGCCGCGCTGGGCGGCTTCGAAGGCAGCATGGAGAGCGTCGACCGCGCCGGCGACGAGGCGCTGTATGCCTTCAAGCGCATGGCCAGCACCAACTGGATCATCGGTGCGCACTACCTGACCCGGGACGCCTACGCGCCCATCGCCGAGATGCAGGAGCGCGCGATCCTGGGCGCTGCCGTGCTGACGGTGCTGGCGGGATTGCTCTCGTGGTGGTTCGTCAATTGCCTGTTCCAGCCGCTGGCGCGCCTGCACGCGCACATCCAGCGCATCCGCCAGGACAAGAGCCTGGAGCAGCTGCCCGGCGAAGTGCGGCAAGATGAGCTGGGCGACCTGCACGGCGCCTTCAACGCGCTGATGCTGGAACGCAAGAACATGGAGGCCGAGCTGGACGAGGCGCGCGTGAACCTGGAAGAAATGAACAAGACGCTCTCGCGCCTGGCGCTGGAAGACGCCTTGACCGGCTTGGCCAACCGCCGCCAGTTTGAACGCGGCCTGCAGGAGGAATTCAACCGCGCCGCGCGCACCAGCCTGTCGCTGGCGGTGATCATGATCGACGTCGACTACTTCAAGCAATACAACGACCTGTACGGCCACATGGCCGGCGACAAGGTGCTGCGCCGCCTGGGCAGCGCGATCCGCGACACCAACCTGCGTCCGGAAGACCTGCTGGCGCGATACGGCGGCGAGGAGATCGCGGTGCTGCTGCCGGGCGCCAAGCTCGAAGGCGCGATGATGGTGGCCGAGCGCATCCGCAAGTCGGTGGCGGCGCTGGATATCGAGCACAGCGCCAGCGCCAGCGGGCACCTGACGATCAGCCTGGGCGTGTCGGCAGTGGCGCCGCAGCGTCAGGTGGACAATCCAGAGGACGTGCTGCGCGAGGCCGACGAGGCGCTGTACCTGGCCAAGGCGGCCGGCCGCGATTGCATCCGCACGGTCGAGGACCTGAAGAAATCCCGGGGCCAGGCCTGA
- a CDS encoding DUF2325 domain-containing protein, with protein sequence MRKDSSRTAPVHANRGDAPAAPISLDDRCVLCVGGLTGARNHYRAEIETRDGRFIHHDGGREDNLHRLAPMLAAADIVICASGNISHNAYHLVKSTCKKLGKPCVLVKGTGIASFLDGLGTLAQPRAADAAPSARGDRLLRRGR encoded by the coding sequence ATGCGCAAAGACTCCAGCCGAACTGCCCCCGTTCATGCCAACCGAGGCGACGCGCCGGCCGCGCCCATTTCGCTGGATGACCGCTGTGTGCTCTGCGTGGGCGGCCTGACCGGCGCGCGCAACCACTACCGCGCCGAGATCGAAACCCGCGACGGCCGCTTCATCCACCACGACGGCGGACGCGAGGACAACCTGCACCGCCTGGCGCCGATGCTGGCCGCGGCCGACATCGTGATCTGCGCCTCCGGCAACATCAGCCACAACGCCTACCACCTGGTGAAGAGCACCTGCAAGAAACTGGGCAAGCCCTGCGTGCTGGTCAAGGGCACCGGCATCGCCTCGTTCCTCGACGGCCTGGGCACGCTGGCGCAGCCGCGCGCGGCCGACGCCGCGCCGTCGGCGCGCGGCGACCGGCTGCTGCGTCGCGGACGCTGA
- a CDS encoding attG domain containing protein — translation MTPAFRTLFISAALSLCALLAACDRSVDRELAEHAAAETTLGVTPKEFARRFNERLPEVLADMQVEQPDHMANLYRLDPARLHPGQYEYVLETKVGPSQTALLGTLNKKGELRAVGVLLTDRSPAARDEFLICADSAARSFIPKAQEKLLPLITRLTGIALNNPGQRMSEAVADQLLSVEIVPQGLLFQLQPQQ, via the coding sequence ATGACACCTGCCTTCCGTACCCTTTTCATCAGCGCCGCGCTCTCGCTGTGCGCCTTGCTGGCCGCCTGCGACCGCTCGGTCGACCGCGAACTGGCCGAACACGCCGCCGCCGAAACCACGCTGGGCGTGACGCCCAAGGAGTTCGCGCGGCGCTTCAACGAGAGGCTGCCTGAAGTGCTGGCCGACATGCAGGTCGAGCAGCCCGACCACATGGCCAACCTGTACCGGCTCGATCCCGCGCGCCTGCATCCGGGCCAGTATGAATACGTGCTGGAGACCAAGGTCGGCCCCTCGCAGACCGCGCTCCTGGGCACGCTCAACAAGAAAGGCGAACTGCGCGCAGTGGGCGTGCTGCTGACCGACCGCTCGCCGGCGGCGCGCGACGAATTCCTGATCTGCGCCGACAGCGCCGCGCGCAGCTTCATCCCCAAGGCCCAGGAAAAGCTGCTGCCCCTGATCACGCGGCTGACCGGCATCGCGTTGAACAACCCCGGCCAGCGCATGAGCGAGGCGGTGGCCGACCAGCTGCTGTCGGTGGAGATCGTGCCGCAGGGCTTGCTGTTCCAGCTCCAGCCGCAGCAGTAA
- a CDS encoding VOC family protein, with product MQTNVNWFEIATKDLTRAARFYETVFATRLHMETLEEESPMAIFQRDDGQSVGCLTGGQWIEPSLQGTLVYLDAGPSIQAVIDRIVPAGGKIALEKTQLPKELGYICQFIDTEGNRIALHAMN from the coding sequence ATGCAAACCAACGTCAACTGGTTCGAAATCGCCACCAAGGACCTCACCCGCGCTGCGCGCTTCTATGAGACCGTGTTCGCCACCAGGCTGCACATGGAGACCCTGGAAGAAGAGTCGCCCATGGCCATCTTCCAGCGCGACGACGGCCAGTCGGTCGGCTGCCTGACCGGCGGCCAGTGGATCGAGCCCTCGCTGCAAGGCACGCTGGTCTACCTCGACGCCGGCCCCTCGATCCAGGCCGTGATCGACCGCATCGTGCCGGCCGGCGGCAAGATCGCGCTGGAGAAGACGCAGCTGCCCAAGGAACTGGGCTACATCTGCCAGTTCATCGACACCGAAGGCAACCGCATCGCGCTGCATGCGATGAACTGA